A region of Allocoleopsis franciscana PCC 7113 DNA encodes the following proteins:
- a CDS encoding type II toxin-antitoxin system VapC family toxin, with protein sequence MYLLDTNHCSFVLVQRDVRVIQKLESLMVDSEIAINTIVYGELMTMIEKSQRKQENLALLEAFVKRLRIYPIDEETSRIYGKFHADIFDTFAPRERVKRRNFDIKEAGVRINDLWIACTAIQHNLIIVSEDGDFRVMNQVRNLKLECWKANE encoded by the coding sequence GTGTATCTGCTAGACACAAATCACTGTAGCTTCGTTCTTGTTCAAAGGGATGTACGGGTTATTCAAAAGCTAGAGTCACTCATGGTAGACAGTGAGATTGCTATAAATACAATCGTCTATGGTGAACTGATGACAATGATCGAAAAATCTCAAAGGAAGCAAGAAAATCTAGCCTTGCTTGAGGCATTTGTAAAAAGATTGAGAATTTATCCCATAGACGAAGAAACATCTAGAATTTACGGTAAATTCCACGCTGATATATTCGATACGTTTGCACCAAGAGAAAGAGTAAAACGCAGGAATTTTGACATTAAAGAGGCAGGTGTACGAATTAACGATTTGTGGATAGCCTGCACAGCAATACAACACAATCTAATAATTGTTTCAGAAGATGGAGATTTTCGAGTGATGAATCAAGTAAGAAATCTG
- a CDS encoding DUF433 domain-containing protein, whose amino-acid sequence MNTQLVNSLVQIIESLTPEERTLLFEQLRSKSIQVTAGVCGGQPRIRNTRIPVWTLVAFRQQGADDEELLRNYPSLTSSDLSAAWAYYEQHREEGDRAIAALDEDGDG is encoded by the coding sequence ATGAACACGCAACTGGTTAATTCACTGGTGCAGATTATCGAATCCCTCACCCCAGAGGAACGCACCTTGCTGTTTGAACAACTAAGAAGCAAGTCAATCCAAGTGACGGCAGGTGTATGTGGTGGACAACCCCGCATTCGCAACACGCGCATCCCTGTCTGGACGTTGGTTGCTTTCCGCCAGCAGGGAGCAGATGATGAGGAATTATTGCGAAACTATCCCAGCCTTACGTCTAGCGATCTATCTGCTGCCTGGGCATACTACGAACAGCACCGAGAGGAAGGCGATCGCGCTATTGCTGCTCTTGATGAGGACGGGGATGGTTAA
- a CDS encoding leucine-rich repeat domain-containing protein, whose protein sequence is MTHEELLVLIEQAANDKVTSLDLHNHQLTTLPAEIGNLTHLTRLSLYGNQLGMLPPEIGQLTNLKELDLSGNQLKALPEEIGNLTNLTDLCLDNNQLTALPKEIGNLTNLTGLSLDSNQLTALPEEIGKLINLTRLSLYSNRLTGLPKEIGNLTHLNRLSCDNNQLMTLPKEIGNFINLTGLSLDNNQLRELPQDIGNLTNLTRLSIDNNKLTSLPKEIGNLTNLTQLSLDNNKLTELLKEIGNLTHLTALAIDSNQLKSLPEEMGQLINLTTLSLYKNQLSSLPTAIGNLTHLTKLSLYSNQLTALPKEIGILTNLTSLSLDNNPLTSPPSEIIQQGTQAILAYLRQ, encoded by the coding sequence ATGACACACGAAGAATTACTCGTACTGATTGAACAAGCCGCCAACGACAAAGTAACATCACTTGACCTCCACAACCATCAACTGACGACACTACCCGCAGAAATTGGCAATCTCACCCATCTCACCAGACTATCCCTCTACGGAAACCAACTAGGGATGCTACCACCCGAAATCGGTCAACTCACCAATCTCAAAGAGCTAGATCTCAGCGGCAATCAACTCAAAGCACTGCCCGAAGAAATTGGCAATCTCACTAATCTGACTGATCTATGCCTCGATAACAATCAACTCACCGCACTACCCAAAGAAATTGGCAATCTCACTAATCTGACAGGGCTATCTTTGGACAGCAATCAACTAACAGCCTTGCCCGAAGAGATTGGCAAACTCATCAATCTCACCCGGCTATCTCTTTATAGCAATCGACTGACAGGACTCCCCAAAGAAATTGGCAATCTCACCCATTTAAACCGTTTATCCTGCGATAATAATCAATTGATGACTTTGCCCAAGGAAATTGGGAATTTCATCAATTTAACAGGTCTATCTCTGGATAACAATCAACTTAGAGAACTACCCCAAGACATTGGCAATCTCACCAATCTCACCCGATTATCGATCGATAACAATAAACTCACATCGCTGCCCAAAGAAATTGGTAATCTCACTAATCTGACCCAGCTATCTCTGGATAACAATAAACTCACAGAACTGCTCAAAGAAATTGGCAATCTCACCCATTTAACGGCCTTAGCGATCGACAGCAATCAACTCAAATCCCTGCCTGAAGAGATGGGTCAACTCATCAATTTGACGACTCTATCTCTCTACAAAAATCAACTGAGTTCATTACCTACAGCCATTGGTAATCTTACCCATTTAACCAAACTCTCTCTCTACAGTAATCAATTAACAGCACTCCCTAAAGAAATTGGAATTTTGACGAATCTAACCAGTCTATCTCTCGACAATAATCCACTCACTTCACCTCCATCTGAAATTATTCAGCAAGGAACTCAGGCTATTTTGGCCTATCTTCGGCAGTGA
- a CDS encoding DnaJ C-terminal domain-containing protein, whose translation MAATDFKDYYAILGLTKTASADEIKKSYRRLARKYHPDMNPGDKQAEARFKEVSEAYEVLSDTEKRQKYDQFGQYWRQAGQGWPSGGGGVGVDPNGFDFSQYGSFDEFINELLGRFNTGAGGSNRRTYTYRTGTGGSTGFNDFGGFGGFNDYSGVENNTTGAGGDRQATLSLSWSEAFHGVQKRLNLGTEVIDVRIPPGAKLGSRIRVRGKGQVNSYNQQRGDLYLDVELKPHSFFQFDGDNLICEVPVTPDEAVLGASIEVPTPDGTVNVNVPAGIRSGQSLRLRGKGWPRPKGGRSDQLVRIVIVPPKDLTPIERDYYEKIRANRSYNPRKDLPQVRL comes from the coding sequence ATGGCTGCGACCGACTTTAAAGACTATTACGCCATCCTCGGACTCACTAAAACCGCCAGTGCGGATGAAATCAAAAAGTCCTATCGACGGCTCGCTCGAAAGTACCACCCGGACATGAACCCTGGTGATAAACAAGCAGAGGCTCGCTTTAAAGAAGTTAGTGAAGCCTACGAGGTATTATCGGATACAGAAAAACGCCAAAAATATGATCAATTTGGTCAGTATTGGAGGCAAGCCGGACAAGGATGGCCTAGTGGTGGTGGTGGAGTCGGAGTAGATCCCAACGGCTTTGACTTTAGCCAGTATGGCAGCTTTGATGAGTTTATCAACGAATTGCTGGGTCGCTTTAACACGGGCGCAGGTGGAAGCAACCGTCGGACTTATACCTATCGCACAGGCACAGGTGGCTCTACCGGGTTTAACGATTTTGGTGGCTTCGGTGGATTTAATGACTACTCAGGTGTTGAGAATAACACAACGGGAGCCGGTGGCGATCGGCAAGCAACCCTCTCTCTGAGCTGGTCTGAGGCGTTCCACGGGGTTCAGAAACGTTTGAACTTGGGGACTGAAGTGATCGATGTTCGCATTCCGCCTGGGGCGAAACTAGGCAGCCGGATTCGAGTTCGAGGCAAAGGACAGGTCAATTCTTACAACCAGCAACGGGGCGATTTGTACCTGGATGTAGAACTCAAACCTCACTCTTTCTTCCAGTTCGATGGCGATAATCTGATTTGTGAAGTGCCTGTGACGCCAGATGAAGCTGTCTTAGGAGCATCTATTGAAGTACCAACACCCGATGGCACAGTGAATGTGAATGTTCCTGCGGGCATCCGTTCGGGTCAATCCTTACGGCTGCGTGGGAAAGGCTGGCCTCGTCCTAAGGGCGGACGGAGTGACCAGCTAGTGCGGATTGTGATTGTACCGCCGAAAGATCTGACGCCCATAGAGCGAGATTACTACGAAAAAATTCGCGCCAACCGCAGCTATAATCCTCGCAAGGATTTGCCACAAGTTCGGCTTTAA
- a CDS encoding AAA family ATPase, with product MTKLILLIGLPGSGKSTLARKLLVECPERHLISTDSIRAQLFGSEEVQGSWLLVWHQVQEQMRQAVAVSPLTIYDATHAVQRYRKEAIALAREVGFTRLIGVWLDTPLVLCLERNQRRKRQVPEEVILQMHASLLSAPPTQEEGFDYLMCYSSARCGNCDRLDEKEPNSIPLTALLP from the coding sequence ATGACCAAGCTGATTCTGCTGATAGGGCTTCCTGGGAGCGGTAAATCTACGCTGGCTCGTAAACTATTGGTTGAATGTCCTGAACGTCATCTAATTTCGACCGATTCTATCCGCGCTCAATTGTTCGGGTCTGAAGAGGTTCAAGGCTCCTGGTTATTGGTATGGCATCAGGTACAAGAGCAAATGCGTCAGGCTGTGGCTGTTTCGCCCCTGACGATTTATGATGCGACTCATGCGGTGCAACGTTACCGAAAAGAAGCGATCGCCCTAGCGCGTGAGGTCGGTTTTACCCGTCTGATTGGTGTATGGTTAGATACACCCCTAGTACTGTGTTTGGAACGAAATCAAAGGCGAAAGCGCCAGGTTCCAGAAGAAGTGATTTTGCAGATGCACGCCTCACTGCTGAGCGCTCCGCCCACACAGGAAGAAGGATTTGATTACCTAATGTGTTACTCATCGGCAAGGTGTGGAAATTGCGATCGCCTGGATGAGAAAGAACCGAACTCAATACCTTTGACAGCTTTGTTACCCTAG
- a CDS encoding glucose-1-phosphate adenylyltransferase, with translation MKRVLGIILGGGAGTRLYPLTKLRAKPAVPLAGKYRLIDIPVSNCINSDILKIYVLTQFNSASLNRHLARTYNFAGFSDGFVEVLAAQQTAENPSWFQGTADAVRQYLWLMEEWEVDEFLILSGDHLYRMDYRLFVERHRDTNADITLSVVPIDEKRASDFGLMKIDHTGRIVDFSEKPKGDALKKMQVDTTTLGLDAEQAQKMPYIASMGIYVFKRDVLIDLLNKSPDQTDFGKEIIPASAKDYNVQAYLYNGYWEDIGTIESFYEANLALTQQPRPPFSFYEERAPIYTRARYLPPTKLLDCQVTESMIGEGCILKQCRINHSVLGIRSRVEAGCIIEDTLIMGADFYEPFAERQSDCDTTRVPLGIGSNSTIRRAIIDKNARIGCDVQIINKDRVEEAERENQGFFIRNGIIVVFKNAVIPDGTII, from the coding sequence GTGAAAAGAGTCTTAGGAATTATTCTCGGAGGTGGTGCAGGGACACGCCTTTATCCCCTAACCAAACTGCGGGCTAAACCGGCTGTACCCTTAGCCGGGAAGTATCGCCTGATTGATATTCCAGTCAGTAACTGTATTAACTCAGATATCCTGAAAATCTACGTTCTGACCCAATTTAACTCAGCTTCCCTGAATCGCCACCTAGCCCGTACCTACAACTTTGCTGGCTTCAGTGACGGGTTTGTTGAAGTCCTCGCCGCTCAACAGACGGCAGAAAATCCCAGTTGGTTCCAAGGTACTGCCGACGCCGTGCGTCAATACCTTTGGCTGATGGAGGAGTGGGAAGTTGATGAGTTCCTGATTTTATCCGGTGATCATCTCTACCGGATGGACTATCGCTTATTTGTCGAACGTCATCGCGACACGAACGCAGATATCACCCTCTCCGTTGTCCCCATTGACGAGAAACGGGCATCAGATTTTGGTCTGATGAAAATTGATCATACAGGTCGAATCGTTGATTTTAGCGAAAAGCCCAAAGGGGATGCCCTGAAAAAAATGCAGGTGGATACAACCACACTGGGCTTAGACGCTGAACAGGCACAAAAAATGCCCTACATCGCTTCAATGGGGATTTATGTCTTCAAAAGAGATGTTTTAATCGATTTGCTGAATAAATCTCCCGATCAAACCGATTTTGGTAAAGAAATTATCCCGGCTTCAGCCAAGGACTATAACGTTCAAGCCTATCTCTATAACGGTTATTGGGAAGACATTGGAACAATTGAGTCCTTCTACGAGGCGAACCTAGCACTGACTCAGCAACCGCGCCCACCCTTTAGCTTTTATGAGGAGCGAGCTCCTATCTACACTCGCGCCCGTTACTTGCCTCCGACTAAGCTTTTAGATTGCCAAGTAACGGAATCCATGATTGGGGAAGGCTGCATTCTCAAACAATGTCGGATTAACCATTCTGTGCTGGGAATTCGTTCGCGGGTTGAAGCGGGTTGCATCATTGAAGATACCTTGATTATGGGGGCAGACTTCTATGAACCGTTCGCCGAGCGGCAATCTGACTGTGACACCACCAGAGTTCCCCTAGGGATTGGTTCCAACTCAACGATTCGCCGTGCGATTATTGATAAAAACGCTCGCATTGGCTGCGATGTGCAAATTATCAATAAAGATAGAGTGGAGGAAGCAGAGCGGGAGAATCAAGGCTTTTTCATCCGTAACGGCATTATTGTCGTGTTCAAAAATGCTGTAATTCCGGATGGGACAATCATTTAG
- the ppk1 gene encoding polyphosphate kinase 1, which translates to MAKSSKTTITDINLGDPQYYFNRELSWLEFNDRVLHEATDPRTPLLERLKFMSIFSSNLDEFFMVRVAGLKQQLEANVRKLTPDGRTPSQQLEAISDRLRPLINEQHQHFEKVLRSQLAREGVHFLDYMDLNQEQRTYLQNYFEEQIFPVLTPLAVDPSHPFPYISNLSLNLAAVVKDPDTGEELFARVKVPKVLPRFVPLPDSLRHRKKERSAVWTGVPLEQVIAHNLESLFPGMNILEYHPFRITRNADLAVEEDEADDLLLAIEQELRKRRVSGSVVRMEIHVTMPDTVREMLMRELKLQKSDIYEVDSLLGLGDLMGLMDLPLPELKDPPWTPVVPSRLRTPSAEEEEEDLFSVICRADLLLHHPYQSFSGTVLRFITQAAHDPGVLAIKMTLYRTSGDSPILNALISAAENGKQVAVLVELKARFDEENNILWARKLEQAGVHVVYGLVGLKTHTKVVLVVRRHDNKIKRYVHIGTGNYNPKTARIYTDLGILSCRDDLGADLTDLFNFLTGYSRQRSYRKLLVAPVNLRDRFLALINREIENCRQGGTGRIVAKMNALVDPQIITTLYEASRAGVQIDLIVRGICCLRPGLPGVSENIRVISVVGRFLEHSRIYYFHNQGKEEVYIGSADWMRRNLDRRVEAVVPIEDPEIVKDLQEILAIMMADNRQAWELQPDGSYIQRHPADGTNEQCAQKILMEMAN; encoded by the coding sequence ATGGCTAAATCATCGAAAACGACCATCACGGACATTAATCTAGGTGACCCGCAATATTACTTTAATCGGGAACTCAGTTGGCTAGAGTTTAATGATCGGGTGTTGCATGAAGCCACAGACCCCCGGACGCCTCTGTTGGAGCGTCTCAAGTTCATGAGCATTTTTAGCTCGAATCTGGATGAATTCTTCATGGTTCGTGTTGCGGGTTTAAAGCAACAGCTAGAGGCAAATGTGAGAAAGTTGACGCCGGATGGTCGAACACCAAGCCAACAGTTGGAGGCCATTAGTGATCGATTACGTCCCCTGATCAATGAACAGCATCAACACTTTGAGAAAGTCCTGCGCTCGCAACTGGCACGAGAAGGCGTCCATTTTTTAGATTACATGGACTTGAATCAGGAACAACGGACTTACCTGCAAAACTACTTTGAAGAGCAAATTTTTCCGGTTCTCACCCCCCTCGCCGTTGACCCCAGCCATCCATTTCCTTACATTTCCAATCTCAGTTTGAATCTGGCTGCGGTTGTAAAAGATCCAGACACGGGAGAAGAGTTATTTGCACGGGTGAAAGTGCCTAAAGTTTTGCCTCGGTTTGTGCCTTTGCCTGACTCGTTACGTCACCGCAAAAAAGAGCGATCCGCCGTGTGGACAGGTGTGCCTCTAGAACAAGTCATTGCTCATAACTTGGAATCTCTATTTCCAGGAATGAATATTCTGGAGTATCATCCCTTTCGGATTACCCGCAATGCAGACCTAGCCGTCGAAGAAGATGAAGCGGACGACCTGCTGTTGGCGATTGAGCAGGAACTTAGGAAACGACGTGTTAGCGGTTCTGTCGTGCGGATGGAAATTCATGTCACAATGCCCGATACCGTGCGGGAGATGCTGATGCGGGAGTTAAAGCTCCAGAAGAGCGATATCTATGAGGTAGACAGTTTACTGGGTTTGGGCGATTTGATGGGTTTGATGGATTTGCCACTCCCGGAACTCAAAGACCCCCCTTGGACCCCCGTCGTACCCTCCCGGTTGCGAACCCCCTCAGCAGAAGAGGAAGAGGAAGATTTATTCAGCGTGATTTGCCGTGCGGATTTACTGCTACACCATCCCTATCAGTCCTTTTCCGGAACGGTGCTGCGGTTTATTACCCAGGCGGCTCACGATCCGGGGGTGCTCGCCATCAAGATGACACTCTACCGGACATCCGGTGATTCACCCATTCTCAACGCCTTGATTTCGGCGGCAGAAAATGGTAAACAAGTGGCGGTACTTGTAGAGCTAAAAGCCCGTTTTGATGAAGAGAACAATATTCTCTGGGCACGCAAGTTAGAACAAGCAGGGGTGCATGTTGTTTATGGTTTGGTGGGGTTGAAGACTCACACCAAAGTCGTCCTAGTTGTGCGTCGGCACGACAACAAAATAAAACGCTATGTTCACATCGGTACGGGCAACTATAATCCTAAAACCGCCAGAATTTATACTGATTTGGGTATATTGAGCTGTCGGGATGATTTGGGGGCAGATTTAACCGATTTGTTTAACTTTTTGACGGGTTACTCACGGCAACGGTCTTATCGGAAGTTATTGGTCGCGCCAGTGAATTTGCGCGATCGCTTCCTGGCTTTGATTAACCGCGAGATCGAAAATTGCCGACAGGGTGGAACGGGTCGTATCGTTGCCAAAATGAATGCTCTGGTTGACCCACAAATTATTACCACTCTCTATGAGGCTTCCCGTGCAGGGGTTCAAATTGACTTAATTGTCCGAGGCATTTGCTGTCTGCGTCCCGGACTTCCAGGAGTCAGTGAAAATATTCGTGTGATTAGTGTGGTCGGTCGCTTTTTAGAACACTCACGGATTTATTACTTTCACAATCAAGGTAAAGAGGAGGTGTATATTGGCAGTGCAGACTGGATGCGTCGTAATCTGGATCGACGAGTAGAGGCCGTTGTGCCCATTGAAGACCCAGAGATTGTCAAAGACCTGCAAGAGATTTTGGCAATCATGATGGCAGATAACCGTCAAGCTTGGGAACTCCAACCCGACGGTAGCTACATCCAACGACATCCGGCTGACGGAACCAACGAGCAATGCGCCCAGAAGATATTAATGGAAATGGCAAACTAA
- a CDS encoding superoxide dismutase, translated as MGYELPPLPYAYDALDPYITAKTFEFHHDKHHAAYVTNYNNMIKDTDLADKSIEEVIKATYNDSSKGGIFNNAAQAWNHTFFWNGMKQGGGGAPTGAIAAKIDSDLGGYDKFKEEFKKAAATQFGSGWAWLVLDNGTLKITNSPNAVNPLALGLTPLLTLDVWEHAYYLDYQNKRPDFIDAFINHLINWDFVNENMAAT; from the coding sequence ATGGGATACGAACTTCCCCCTTTACCATACGCTTACGATGCGCTTGACCCTTACATCACTGCTAAGACGTTTGAGTTCCATCACGACAAGCATCACGCGGCTTACGTGACCAATTACAATAACATGATCAAGGACACGGATTTAGCCGATAAGTCGATTGAGGAAGTGATCAAGGCAACCTACAATGACTCGTCCAAGGGTGGCATCTTCAACAATGCAGCACAAGCTTGGAACCACACATTCTTCTGGAATGGCATGAAGCAGGGTGGCGGCGGTGCCCCAACCGGTGCGATCGCAGCGAAGATTGATTCGGACTTAGGTGGCTACGATAAGTTCAAAGAAGAGTTTAAAAAAGCCGCCGCTACCCAGTTCGGCAGTGGCTGGGCTTGGCTCGTACTCGACAATGGTACGCTAAAAATCACCAACTCTCCCAATGCCGTCAACCCATTAGCATTAGGGCTAACTCCTTTGCTAACTCTGGATGTTTGGGAACACGCTTACTACTTGGATTACCAAAACAAGCGTCCCGACTTCATCGACGCTTTCATCAACCACTTGATTAATTGGGACTTTGTTAACGAGAATATGGCTGCCACCTAA
- a CDS encoding SLOG cluster 4 domain-containing protein, with product MRKIIIGVMGPGTGASETDWENAYTIGTLIAQEGWVLLTGGRNVGVMDAANRGAKSANGLTVGILPDAGDSGVSDAVHIAIFTDMGSARNNINVLSSDGVIACGMGAGTASEVALALKANKPIVLLTQDRESQRFFQHLSHHHIWIATSPKDAIAFLKQALTRRGKTP from the coding sequence ATGAGAAAAATTATCATTGGGGTGATGGGGCCAGGAACTGGAGCCTCAGAGACTGACTGGGAAAATGCCTATACAATAGGTACCTTGATTGCTCAAGAAGGATGGGTACTCCTGACGGGGGGCAGAAATGTGGGTGTGATGGACGCTGCCAATCGTGGGGCAAAATCTGCCAATGGCCTGACGGTTGGTATTCTGCCTGATGCTGGCGATAGCGGTGTCTCTGACGCCGTTCATATTGCCATTTTTACAGACATGGGTAGTGCTCGAAATAATATCAATGTCCTCTCCAGTGATGGGGTGATTGCCTGCGGGATGGGGGCTGGCACCGCCTCTGAAGTGGCACTGGCTTTAAAAGCCAATAAACCCATTGTTTTATTGACACAAGACCGAGAAAGTCAACGATTTTTTCAACACTTGTCGCACCATCATATTTGGATAGCGACAAGTCCAAAAGATGCGATCGCATTCCTTAAACAAGCCTTAACCCGTCGTGGTAAAACTCCGTAA
- a CDS encoding 4-hydroxybenzoate solanesyltransferase, with amino-acid sequence MLTQPQQNPVPSWLRIIRLLRWDKPAGRLILMVPALWAVFLAANGIPPVPLVGVIILGTLATSGAGCVINDLWDRDIDPQVERTRDRPLASRALSIQVGIIVTLVAMCCAGVLALYLNSYTFWLCVAAVPVIVFYPSAKRVFPIPQLVLSIAWGFAVLISWSAVTANLQPATWILWGATVLWTLGFDTVYAMSDREDDQRIGINSSAIFFGDYAAEAVGVFFVGTAGLLAWLGVVMQLHLGFWLGLGIAIALWAWQYTRLCQKDLPRPAYGEIFRQNVWIGFIILAGMITGSIF; translated from the coding sequence ATGCTGACTCAACCCCAACAAAACCCTGTACCAAGCTGGCTAAGGATTATTCGACTCCTGCGATGGGATAAGCCAGCAGGACGCCTGATTTTGATGGTACCTGCATTGTGGGCTGTCTTTCTAGCTGCTAATGGCATACCTCCTGTCCCCTTAGTCGGGGTGATTATCCTGGGAACCTTAGCCACCAGTGGTGCCGGTTGTGTGATTAATGATTTGTGGGATAGAGATATTGACCCTCAAGTGGAACGCACACGCGATCGCCCCCTCGCCTCTCGTGCGCTCTCGATCCAAGTGGGTATCATTGTGACCTTAGTGGCAATGTGTTGTGCGGGCGTCCTCGCTCTTTATCTCAATTCTTATACCTTCTGGCTGTGCGTTGCTGCTGTCCCCGTCATCGTCTTTTACCCATCCGCCAAGCGAGTCTTTCCCATTCCCCAGTTAGTCCTTTCCATCGCTTGGGGTTTTGCGGTTCTCATCAGTTGGAGTGCCGTAACCGCTAATCTGCAACCCGCAACTTGGATACTGTGGGGGGCAACCGTGCTTTGGACATTGGGCTTTGATACGGTTTATGCTATGTCCGATCGCGAAGATGATCAGCGGATTGGGATTAACTCTAGCGCTATCTTTTTTGGTGATTATGCGGCTGAAGCTGTGGGTGTTTTTTTTGTGGGTACTGCTGGATTACTCGCTTGGTTAGGTGTGGTGATGCAGTTGCATCTTGGTTTTTGGCTAGGATTGGGAATTGCGATCGCACTTTGGGCTTGGCAATATACCCGACTGTGCCAAAAAGACCTTCCCAGACCGGCTTATGGTGAGATTTTTCGGCAAAATGTTTGGATTGGCTTTATTATCCTGGCTGGGATGATTACTGGCTCTATTTTTTAG
- a CDS encoding Ppx/GppA phosphatase family protein: protein MVDSLTKESSITDCTPNLDQNCILAAIDIGTNSIHMVVVEIEPTLPSFTIIAREKETVRLGDRHPKTGELTPEAMERSLGALQRCQDLAKSCNAEQIVAVATSAVREAPNGRAFLKQIQSDLGLFVNLISGPEEARRIYLGVLSGMEFNNQPHAIIDIGGGSTELILGDSHEPRYLSSTKIGAVRLTAEFITTDPISLGEFQYLQAYIRGMLERPVEELLSHRQPGEELRLVGTSGTIETLATLHAREKLGTVPNTLNGYQMSRKDLKEMVKRLASMSCAERGAISGMSDRRSEIIVAGAIILVEAMTMLGVECLMIGERALREGMIVDWMLSHGLIEDRLRYQGSVRERSVLKIAQKYQVNSEYSQRVANLVLSLFNQTKGHLHDWDCEERELLWAAAILHNCGLYVNHSAHHKHSYYLIRHAELLGFLETEIEIIANLARYHRRSTPKKKHENYSNLSSKKHRQLVCQLSALLRLAVALDRRQIGAIARVQCEYRPHEKELHLRLFPAQPEDDCALELWSLNYKKGVFEEEFGVKLVATLESAPVTVS, encoded by the coding sequence ATGGTTGATTCCTTAACGAAAGAAAGTTCTATCACAGATTGCACTCCTAATCTTGATCAAAACTGCATTCTGGCAGCGATCGACATTGGGACAAATTCGATTCACATGGTGGTTGTGGAGATTGAGCCAACGCTACCGTCATTTACGATTATCGCCAGAGAGAAAGAGACAGTACGCTTAGGCGATCGCCATCCCAAAACAGGGGAGTTGACACCAGAAGCCATGGAACGATCGCTCGGTGCTTTGCAACGTTGCCAAGACTTGGCAAAAAGCTGCAATGCCGAACAAATTGTTGCTGTTGCCACGAGTGCTGTGCGTGAGGCACCGAACGGACGAGCCTTTTTAAAGCAAATCCAATCAGACTTAGGGTTATTTGTCAACCTCATTTCAGGTCCCGAAGAAGCCCGACGGATTTATTTGGGTGTTCTGTCGGGGATGGAATTCAACAACCAGCCCCATGCCATTATTGATATTGGTGGTGGTTCGACGGAATTGATTTTGGGGGATAGTCATGAACCCCGTTACCTGAGCAGTACGAAAATAGGGGCGGTTCGTCTCACGGCTGAGTTTATCACCACTGACCCCATCAGTCTGGGCGAGTTTCAATACTTGCAAGCTTATATCCGGGGGATGTTAGAGCGACCGGTTGAAGAGTTACTGTCTCATCGGCAACCGGGCGAAGAGCTTCGTTTGGTGGGAACCTCTGGCACGATTGAAACCCTGGCAACCCTGCACGCGAGAGAAAAGCTGGGAACGGTGCCAAATACCCTCAACGGCTACCAAATGAGTCGCAAAGACCTCAAAGAAATGGTCAAGCGCTTAGCCTCAATGAGTTGCGCGGAACGGGGAGCCATCTCAGGGATGTCAGATCGACGCTCAGAAATTATTGTGGCAGGGGCAATAATTTTAGTGGAAGCGATGACAATGCTGGGGGTTGAGTGCTTGATGATTGGTGAACGGGCACTCCGAGAAGGGATGATTGTTGACTGGATGCTCAGCCACGGATTGATTGAAGACCGACTGCGCTATCAAGGTTCAGTACGCGAACGGAGCGTTTTGAAAATTGCTCAAAAATATCAGGTGAATTCGGAATATAGCCAGCGAGTTGCTAACTTGGTTTTGAGTTTGTTTAATCAAACCAAAGGCCATCTCCATGACTGGGATTGTGAAGAACGGGAACTGCTGTGGGCGGCAGCGATTTTGCACAACTGTGGATTATATGTGAATCATTCGGCTCACCATAAGCACTCTTATTATCTAATTCGCCACGCTGAACTTTTGGGTTTTCTGGAAACCGAAATTGAAATCATTGCCAATCTAGCGCGTTATCATCGACGGAGTACACCCAAGAAAAAGCACGAAAATTATAGCAATTTATCCAGTAAAAAGCATCGGCAACTCGTGTGTCAGCTCAGTGCGTTGTTACGTTTAGCGGTGGCTCTTGACCGCCGACAAATTGGCGCGATCGCACGAGTGCAGTGTGAGTATCGTCCGCATGAAAAAGAACTTCATCTGCGTCTATTTCCTGCTCAACCCGAAGATGATTGCGCGTTGGAACTGTGGAGTTTGAATTACAAAAAAGGCGTTTTTGAAGAGGAATTTGGTGTTAAGTTAGTGGCAACTTTGGAATCGGCACCAGTGACAGTCAGTTAA